A section of the Candidatus Limnocylindrales bacterium genome encodes:
- the ribB gene encoding 3,4-dihydroxy-2-butanone-4-phosphate synthase: MFAKSPQPLQAAKASPISPVADVIDEIRRGRMIVLMDDEDRENEGDIVVAAEKVTVEQVNFMIRHARGLICMPITEDRMQKLGLRMMVPENTAPLGTGFTVSIDSRSSTAGGVTAADRCRTLRQAADPTSEASDFVIPGHIFPLRAREGGVLVRTGQTEGSVDLCRLAGLEPAGVICEILNENGTMARLPDLVRFAETHGLKISTVADLIQYRLQNESLVRRIASARLPTKYGGEFTAHVYCSSVEEGEHIALVKGSIDPERPLLVRAHAEYLPGDVFASVQRNTGDVLHRAMARIAAEENGVLLYVRRHRRGAEMLAEAGGGPATTNPTARLASFKDYGIGAQILRDLGVRRIRLLTNSPFRLPNLAGYGLEVVEVVSI, translated from the coding sequence ATGTTCGCGAAATCTCCTCAGCCGCTGCAGGCCGCCAAGGCCTCGCCGATCTCACCGGTAGCCGATGTGATCGACGAGATCCGCCGCGGACGGATGATCGTGCTGATGGACGACGAGGACCGCGAGAACGAAGGCGACATCGTGGTTGCGGCCGAGAAGGTCACCGTCGAACAGGTCAACTTCATGATCCGGCACGCGCGCGGCCTGATCTGCATGCCGATCACCGAAGACCGCATGCAGAAGCTCGGACTTCGCATGATGGTGCCCGAGAACACCGCGCCGCTCGGCACCGGCTTCACCGTTTCGATCGATTCGCGCTCCTCGACGGCGGGCGGCGTAACCGCGGCCGATCGCTGCCGCACGCTGCGCCAGGCCGCCGACCCGACGTCCGAAGCCAGCGACTTCGTGATCCCTGGCCACATCTTCCCGCTGCGTGCCCGCGAGGGCGGCGTGCTGGTACGAACCGGCCAGACCGAAGGCTCCGTCGATCTTTGCCGGCTCGCAGGGCTCGAGCCCGCCGGAGTGATCTGCGAGATTCTCAACGAGAACGGCACCATGGCGCGGCTGCCCGACCTCGTCCGTTTTGCCGAGACCCACGGCCTCAAGATCTCTACGGTGGCCGACCTGATCCAGTACCGGCTTCAGAACGAGTCGCTGGTCCGGCGCATCGCCAGCGCCCGCCTGCCGACAAAATACGGCGGAGAGTTTACCGCTCACGTCTATTGCTCGAGTGTCGAAGAGGGCGAGCACATTGCGCTCGTCAAAGGCTCGATCGATCCCGAACGCCCGTTGCTGGTCCGGGCGCATGCCGAATATCTGCCCGGAGACGTTTTCGCGTCGGTGCAGCGAAACACGGGCGACGTGCTGCACCGGGCCATGGCCAGGATCGCGGCGGAAGAGAACGGCGTGCTGCTCTACGTCCGCCGGCACCGGCGCGGCGCCGAGATGCTGGCGGAGGCGGGAGGGGGCCCGGCCACCACCAATCCCACCGCCCGCCTTGCGAGCTTCAAGGACTACGGCATCGGAGCGCAGATCCTGCGCGACCTCGGCGTGAGGCGCATCCGGCTGCTGACCAATTCGCCGTTCCGGCTCCCCAACCTCGCCGGTTATGGGCTCGAGGTCGTCGAGGTCGTCAGTATCTGA
- a CDS encoding FecR domain-containing protein: MRKFTLVAALFSLMIANVALAGDTIGYVKTMTGKASVVRAGAEHPLAVGAPLYEDDLLKTAAESSLGVTMKDGTMLSAGPETELLLDKYAYAPKSGQMGFVARVSQGTLDFVSGMLGKLAPESVAIETPTGVIGMRGTHFVVRVAPGQKFADETNSKHKKG, from the coding sequence ATGAGAAAGTTCACTCTAGTCGCAGCGCTCTTCTCACTCATGATCGCCAACGTCGCGCTGGCCGGAGACACCATCGGCTATGTCAAGACGATGACCGGCAAGGCTTCGGTTGTTCGGGCAGGTGCTGAGCACCCGCTCGCCGTCGGCGCTCCCCTCTACGAAGACGACCTTCTCAAGACCGCGGCGGAGTCGAGTCTCGGCGTCACGATGAAGGACGGCACCATGCTGTCGGCCGGTCCGGAGACAGAGCTGCTTCTCGACAAGTACGCATATGCGCCGAAGTCGGGGCAGATGGGGTTCGTCGCGCGTGTCAGCCAGGGCACGCTCGATTTCGTCTCGGGCATGCTCGGCAAGCTCGCGCCGGAGTCGGTTGCGATCGAGACGCCGACGGGCGTGATCGGCATGCGCGGAACGCACTTCGTCGTGCGCGTCGCACCCGGACAGAAGTTCGCCGACGAGACGAATTCGAAGCACAAGAAGGGCTGA
- a CDS encoding OmpA family protein, giving the protein MKRSAVVFALVLVFAGCAPRNYVVLLDNPGGGSGKVIVSNKKGTQLLDKSGSATAIDRSNKAPSSPWELSVEKITKVFARAFGARPGKFIKYTIYFKTGETKVDPKSKVEFDAMLAEARRRPGVDATVAGHADRTDNDRFNIALSLLRAYAIRDALVKAGIPIERIEVDAYGETLPAVPTPDNVPEIHNRRVEVTIR; this is encoded by the coding sequence ATGAAGCGCAGTGCTGTTGTCTTCGCGCTGGTCCTGGTCTTCGCTGGCTGCGCGCCCAGAAATTACGTGGTTCTTCTGGACAATCCGGGCGGAGGGTCCGGAAAAGTCATCGTCTCCAACAAGAAGGGCACCCAGCTGCTCGACAAATCCGGCTCGGCAACCGCGATCGATCGGTCGAACAAAGCGCCGAGCAGTCCCTGGGAACTTTCCGTCGAGAAAATCACGAAGGTGTTCGCACGCGCATTCGGGGCGCGTCCGGGCAAATTCATCAAGTACACCATCTACTTCAAGACCGGCGAGACGAAGGTCGATCCGAAGTCGAAGGTGGAGTTTGACGCGATGCTCGCCGAGGCCCGCCGCCGCCCCGGCGTCGACGCGACCGTGGCCGGGCACGCCGATCGAACCGACAACGACAGGTTCAATATCGCGCTGTCGCTGCTGCGCGCGTATGCGATCCGCGACGCACTCGTGAAGGCCGGAATTCCAATCGAACGCATCGAGGTCGATGCCTACGGCGAAACGCTGCCCGCCGTGCCGACGCCCGATAATGTGCCGGAGATCCACAACCGGCGCGTCGAAGTCACGATCCGCTGA
- a CDS encoding adenylate/guanylate cyclase domain-containing protein: MASADNANTAGAQGGLTPARLRFISIVLSAAVVVLGLWADRSEPWPVPNLHNVVFDAYQRTQPRAYQPVPVRIVDVDEASLAKLGQWPWPRDKVAQLVSKLRDLGASAIVFDVLFAEPDRTSPSWLAAEWKDKPDVASVLDKLPDHDAALAEELRRGNVVVGFSLIDEPGGSAPIQKGRYIRKGDPSPIAAIHAQGTVVSLPILQEAASGNGAINFAPDQDGVVRRVPLFVRHGDELYPSLDSEALRVSTGTANYALTTYEEPVLPGVAGLTSVRIANYTIPTDTSGDVLVYLTTPVAERYVPAWKVMLGEAAGLIPKGSIVYVGTSATGLMDLRFGPLGKKIPGVEIHAQLTEQAMLGVFATRPKWVKGLESCVMVVAWLIMLGFGSRRRVMPAAIATAVLMILMTAGAIYAWRTELVLADPLLASLVLLATFVAYTVPRQLATESEGQWIRGVFANYLSPNLVEHLIQNPGELRLGGERRECSFVLTDVAGFTTLVEGIANPQELTEIINNYLEGMVSIAFEHDGTLDRIVGDAVAVLFSAPVTQPDHPERAVRCALAMDKFAHEYSMSCTRQDIPFGMTRIGVHTGEVVVGNFGGSSHFDYRPLGDPINTAARLETANRQLGTRICVSGATVSRCPNFTGRPAGSIQLKGKTLGVEVFEAVSPSDPRTASMAAYLAAFEKMAAEDPSALDAFAGVVARWPDDGLAAFHLARLRRGETGANVVFTEK; encoded by the coding sequence ATGGCGAGCGCCGACAACGCGAACACCGCTGGAGCGCAGGGTGGCCTTACTCCGGCAAGGCTGCGCTTCATCAGCATCGTGCTGTCGGCGGCGGTCGTGGTGCTCGGCCTGTGGGCCGACCGCAGCGAGCCGTGGCCGGTCCCGAACCTGCACAACGTGGTCTTCGACGCGTACCAGCGCACGCAGCCGCGCGCATACCAGCCGGTGCCGGTGCGCATCGTCGACGTCGACGAAGCGAGCCTCGCCAAGCTCGGACAGTGGCCGTGGCCGCGCGACAAGGTCGCGCAGCTGGTTTCGAAACTGCGCGACCTCGGTGCGTCGGCGATCGTCTTCGACGTGCTGTTCGCCGAGCCGGACCGGACGTCTCCGTCGTGGCTGGCCGCCGAATGGAAAGACAAGCCCGATGTCGCTTCCGTGCTCGACAAGCTTCCGGATCACGATGCCGCTCTGGCCGAAGAGCTGCGCCGCGGAAACGTCGTCGTCGGATTCTCGCTGATCGACGAGCCCGGCGGCTCGGCCCCGATCCAGAAAGGCCGCTATATCCGCAAAGGCGATCCGAGCCCGATTGCCGCGATTCATGCGCAGGGCACAGTCGTCTCGCTGCCGATTCTGCAAGAGGCGGCGAGCGGCAACGGCGCGATCAACTTCGCTCCCGACCAGGACGGCGTGGTCCGTCGCGTCCCGCTGTTCGTGCGGCACGGCGACGAGCTCTATCCGAGTCTCGACTCCGAAGCGCTGCGGGTGTCGACCGGCACCGCCAACTACGCGCTGACGACGTACGAGGAACCTGTCCTTCCAGGCGTCGCCGGACTGACGTCCGTGCGAATCGCGAACTACACGATACCGACCGACACGTCGGGCGACGTTCTCGTATACCTGACGACGCCGGTCGCCGAGCGATACGTCCCGGCGTGGAAAGTCATGCTCGGTGAGGCCGCAGGCCTGATTCCGAAGGGCAGCATCGTTTACGTCGGCACGTCGGCGACCGGTCTGATGGATCTGCGCTTCGGTCCCCTCGGCAAGAAGATCCCGGGAGTCGAGATCCATGCGCAGCTGACCGAACAGGCGATGCTCGGTGTCTTTGCGACGCGTCCGAAATGGGTCAAGGGCCTCGAATCGTGCGTGATGGTTGTCGCGTGGCTGATCATGCTCGGCTTCGGATCCCGCCGCCGCGTGATGCCGGCCGCGATCGCGACCGCCGTGCTGATGATCCTGATGACGGCGGGCGCGATCTACGCGTGGCGCACCGAGCTCGTCCTTGCCGATCCGCTGCTGGCGAGCCTCGTGCTGCTGGCGACGTTCGTCGCGTACACGGTTCCACGACAGCTCGCGACCGAGAGCGAAGGGCAGTGGATCCGCGGCGTGTTCGCCAACTATCTTTCTCCCAACCTGGTCGAGCACCTGATCCAGAATCCCGGCGAGCTCAGGCTCGGCGGCGAACGCAGGGAGTGCTCGTTCGTACTCACCGACGTCGCCGGCTTCACGACGCTCGTCGAGGGCATCGCGAATCCGCAGGAGCTGACCGAGATCATCAACAATTATCTCGAAGGCATGGTCAGCATCGCGTTCGAGCACGACGGCACGCTGGATCGCATCGTCGGCGACGCCGTCGCGGTGCTTTTTTCCGCGCCGGTGACGCAGCCCGATCATCCGGAGCGCGCGGTGCGCTGTGCGCTCGCGATGGATAAGTTCGCGCACGAGTATTCGATGAGCTGCACCAGGCAGGACATCCCGTTCGGCATGACGCGCATCGGCGTGCACACGGGCGAAGTCGTCGTCGGCAACTTCGGCGGCAGCTCGCATTTCGACTACCGGCCGCTCGGCGATCCGATCAACACGGCCGCGAGACTCGAAACCGCCAACCGCCAGCTCGGTACGCGCATCTGCGTCAGTGGTGCGACGGTAAGCCGCTGCCCCAATTTCACCGGCCGGCCGGCCGGCTCGATTCAGCTCAAGGGCAAGACGCTAGGCGTCGAAGTGTTCGAGGCGGTGTCACCGAGCGATCCGCGGACTGCGTCGATGGCGGCCTATCTGGCGGCGTTCGAGAAGATGGCCGCCGAAGATCCGTCGGCTCTCGACGCGTTCGCCGGCGTCGTCGCCAGGTGGCCCGACGACGGGCTCGCGGCGTTCCACCTCGCGCGCCTTCGTCGCGGCGAAACCGGCGCCAACGTGGTCTTTACCGAAAAGTAG
- a CDS encoding acyloxyacyl hydrolase yields MARFASLALAWIALVALSPPAVAGPIGSGPAAILGYSGDADGAHDPSDLVLASVGWRWRFDGADCIDDFLARGHIDFSWAVEPLVGGLFGDATAFETSVVPYVRLAPLGWENVVPYFEGGIGLAYITLHNYGLGSPVEFSDNAGIGVTFGSAHRWSIGYRFRHLSHAGLFDDRNDGLNAHFLTLSVE; encoded by the coding sequence TTGGCACGTTTCGCTTCTCTCGCTCTCGCATGGATCGCTCTGGTTGCGCTGTCGCCGCCCGCCGTGGCCGGTCCGATCGGCAGCGGTCCGGCCGCGATCCTCGGATATTCCGGCGATGCGGACGGAGCCCACGATCCGAGTGATCTGGTGCTTGCATCGGTCGGCTGGCGCTGGCGCTTCGACGGCGCCGATTGCATCGATGACTTTCTGGCCCGGGGGCACATCGATTTCTCATGGGCGGTCGAGCCGCTCGTCGGCGGCTTGTTCGGGGATGCGACCGCGTTCGAAACCTCGGTGGTGCCGTACGTGCGGCTCGCACCGCTCGGTTGGGAGAACGTCGTCCCGTATTTCGAAGGCGGCATCGGCCTCGCCTACATCACGCTGCACAACTACGGGCTCGGCTCGCCAGTCGAGTTCAGCGACAACGCCGGCATCGGCGTCACGTTCGGAAGCGCGCACCGCTGGTCGATCGGATACCGGTTCCGTCACCTGTCGCACGCGGGCCTGTTCGACGACCGGAACGACGGCCTGAACGCACACTTCCTGACACTGTCGGTCGAGTAG
- a CDS encoding thioredoxin fold domain-containing protein, which translates to MVVLFAAIAIAASAAAGSEPQAPGAKAAEAAAPASDAPQLRFEPFQDDAFIAARKSGAPVVLYFEADWCAPCREMHARTFPAPQVLSASSGIRFFRVDMTKPNRYLALVQESFQILGEPTVVIFGPDGKERSRRFGFVPPDDFAKMLSESRTPPPGT; encoded by the coding sequence ATGGTCGTCCTCTTCGCGGCGATTGCGATCGCGGCGTCCGCCGCCGCCGGATCGGAGCCACAGGCTCCGGGCGCGAAAGCCGCCGAGGCCGCGGCGCCTGCATCCGACGCACCGCAGCTCCGGTTCGAGCCTTTCCAGGACGACGCATTCATTGCGGCCCGCAAGAGCGGCGCCCCCGTCGTGCTCTATTTCGAAGCCGACTGGTGTGCGCCGTGCAGGGAAATGCACGCGCGAACCTTCCCGGCGCCGCAGGTGCTGTCGGCGTCGTCGGGCATCCGGTTCTTCCGCGTCGACATGACCAAGCCGAACCGTTATCTCGCTCTCGTCCAGGAGAGCTTTCAGATCCTCGGTGAGCCGACCGTGGTCATCTTCGGTCCGGACGGAAAGGAACGATCGCGCCGTTTCGGATTCGTTCCGCCCGACGACTTCGCGAAGATGCTGAGCGAGAGCCGGACACCGCCGCCTGGCACGTGA
- a CDS encoding DEAD/DEAH box helicase: MSSVEPAVKNSSVTLAFSELELPDPVRRGIEDAGFTWCTPIQSETLPTAITGRDIAGQAQTGTGKTAAFLIAVFTLLLNKPRRHEGKGSCPRALIIAPTRELAMQIYEEGLLLGKHTGLVLHAVYGGVDYIRQLDRLAAGVDVLIGTPGRLIDYFKQKVFTLRDTEVLVVDEADRMFDMGFVDDLRYLVTKMPPSTERVSFMYSATLSYRVLELAYEYMHDVHRVAIDEEQVTAERVEQLVYHVGVDEKLPVMLNVLAQENPARALVFVNTRRGVHFVAERLERFGYPVGVLVGDVDQKKRIRTLRDFKDGKISILVATDVASRGLHIEAVTHVFNYDLPQDPEDYVHRIGRTARAGASGKAFSLACEHHVYSLEAIEEFVGISIPHAFPAAELVRMPRPPARVVREAVREDTESAETPPGPARTGDDGAPRKRRSRSRRKGSVERTEEGASHSAPAPAVVSGEQPAEAGDAPPKKKRRRRRRRRSSAEVDAAPGSERGESS, translated from the coding sequence ATGTCTTCCGTCGAACCTGCCGTCAAGAATTCCTCCGTCACGCTCGCGTTCTCCGAGCTCGAGCTTCCCGATCCGGTGCGTCGCGGCATCGAGGATGCCGGCTTCACCTGGTGCACGCCGATCCAGTCCGAAACGCTTCCGACCGCGATCACGGGACGCGACATCGCCGGTCAGGCGCAGACGGGAACCGGCAAGACCGCCGCTTTCCTGATCGCGGTCTTCACGCTGCTTCTGAACAAGCCGCGCCGGCATGAGGGCAAGGGCTCGTGCCCGCGCGCGCTCATCATCGCGCCGACGCGCGAGCTGGCGATGCAGATCTACGAGGAAGGGCTGCTGCTCGGAAAGCACACCGGGCTGGTGCTGCACGCGGTCTACGGCGGCGTGGACTACATCCGGCAGCTCGACCGCCTTGCCGCCGGCGTCGACGTGCTGATCGGAACGCCGGGACGCCTGATCGACTACTTCAAGCAGAAGGTCTTCACGCTTCGCGATACCGAGGTTCTCGTCGTCGACGAAGCCGACCGCATGTTCGACATGGGGTTCGTCGACGATCTTCGCTACCTCGTCACCAAGATGCCGCCGTCGACCGAGCGCGTGTCGTTCATGTATTCGGCGACGCTGTCGTACCGCGTCCTCGAGCTTGCCTACGAGTACATGCACGACGTGCATCGCGTTGCGATCGACGAAGAGCAGGTTACCGCCGAGCGCGTCGAACAGCTCGTCTACCACGTCGGCGTCGACGAGAAGCTGCCGGTGATGCTGAACGTGCTCGCGCAGGAAAATCCGGCTCGCGCGCTCGTGTTCGTCAACACGCGGCGCGGCGTCCATTTCGTGGCCGAGCGCCTCGAGCGCTTCGGCTATCCGGTCGGCGTGCTGGTCGGCGACGTCGACCAGAAGAAGCGCATCCGCACGCTGCGCGATTTCAAGGACGGAAAGATCAGCATCCTCGTCGCGACCGACGTCGCATCGCGCGGCCTGCACATCGAAGCCGTCACGCATGTGTTCAACTACGACCTGCCGCAGGATCCCGAAGACTACGTGCACCGCATCGGCCGTACGGCCAGGGCGGGCGCGTCGGGCAAGGCGTTCTCGCTTGCCTGCGAGCATCACGTCTATTCGCTCGAGGCCATCGAGGAGTTCGTCGGCATCTCCATCCCGCATGCTTTTCCGGCTGCCGAGCTCGTGCGCATGCCGCGGCCGCCGGCGCGAGTCGTCCGCGAGGCCGTGCGCGAAGACACCGAATCCGCAGAAACGCCGCCCGGGCCGGCACGAACCGGAGACGACGGCGCTCCGCGCAAGCGTCGCTCGCGCTCGCGCCGCAAGGGTTCCGTAGAACGTACCGAAGAAGGTGCATCGCATTCCGCGCCCGCTCCAGCCGTCGTTTCCGGCGAGCAGCCGGCGGAAGCCGGCGATGCACCGCCAAAGAAGAAACGCCGCCGTCGCCGGCGCCGGCGCAGCAGCGCCGAGGTCGACGCCGCGCCGGGCAGCGAGCGCGGCGAATCGTCCTGA
- a CDS encoding lysophospholipid acyltransferase family protein — protein MFSHSSHDPHHVDAASAAPRSRIERFSVDHELRERLRPLARFLFHRWWRVAVRGLANVPRRGPAILVGNHSGAIPVDALMLAYALDHDHDHSPRRVARVLYDRFIDGIPALAELYKRCGGVPARYATADALLGRGEVVVIFPEGVGGVAKLFDERYQLQRFSTSAARLAWKHRAPVIPFAVIGAEEAYPVIGRSEEAGARLGAPYLPITPFFPLLGPVGVMPLPSKWTIAFGAPIRLHREKRFVARQDYEAMTERLRRSVGALIERALCERESVFLG, from the coding sequence GTGTTCTCGCACTCTTCGCACGATCCGCACCACGTCGATGCTGCCTCCGCGGCGCCGCGCAGCCGGATCGAGCGGTTTTCCGTCGACCATGAGCTTCGCGAGCGGCTTCGTCCGCTCGCCAGGTTTCTCTTCCATCGCTGGTGGCGAGTGGCCGTGCGCGGGCTTGCGAACGTCCCGCGGCGCGGGCCTGCGATTCTCGTCGGCAACCACTCGGGCGCGATTCCGGTCGATGCGCTGATGCTGGCGTACGCGCTGGACCACGATCACGACCACAGTCCGCGCCGCGTGGCGCGCGTCCTGTACGACCGCTTCATCGACGGGATTCCGGCGCTCGCCGAGCTGTACAAGCGATGCGGCGGAGTGCCCGCGCGCTACGCGACCGCCGATGCGCTTCTCGGCCGCGGCGAAGTGGTCGTGATTTTTCCCGAAGGGGTCGGCGGCGTCGCGAAGCTGTTCGACGAGCGCTACCAACTGCAGCGTTTTTCGACATCCGCCGCGCGTCTTGCATGGAAGCACCGCGCGCCGGTGATTCCGTTTGCAGTGATCGGGGCCGAGGAAGCCTACCCGGTGATCGGTCGCAGCGAAGAGGCCGGCGCACGCCTCGGCGCGCCGTACCTTCCGATCACTCCGTTCTTTCCGCTGCTCGGGCCCGTCGGCGTGATGCCGCTGCCAAGCAAATGGACGATCGCGTTCGGAGCGCCGATCCGGCTGCATCGCGAAAAGCGGTTCGTCGCGCGGCAGGACTACGAAGCGATGACCGAGCGGCTGCGCCGCAGCGTTGGCGCGCTGATCGAGCGCGCACTCTGCGAGCGCGAGTCGGTGTTTCTCGGATAG
- a CDS encoding glutaredoxin family protein, with product MAITLYSLPCCPYSRALRERLVARGSPFTEIDLAARPECVPELVKLTRRRRIVPVLVDGSRIEIAPDGGTEF from the coding sequence GTGGCGATCACGCTCTACAGCCTTCCGTGTTGTCCATACAGCCGCGCACTGCGCGAGCGTCTCGTCGCACGCGGCTCGCCTTTCACCGAGATCGATCTCGCGGCGCGGCCCGAGTGCGTGCCGGAGCTCGTCAAGCTTACACGGCGGCGACGCATCGTGCCGGTCCTGGTCGACGGTTCTCGCATAGAGATTGCACCGGACGGCGGAACCGAATTCTGA
- a CDS encoding UdgX family uracil-DNA binding protein (This protein belongs to the uracil DNA glycosylase superfamily, members of which act in excision repair of DNA. However, it belongs more specifically to UdgX branch, whose founding member was found to bind uracil in DNA (where it does not belong), without cleaving it, appears to promote DNA repair by a pathway involving RecA, rather than base excision.), producing MKAARTSQQSRTVSRAPVPPRPTLASLRKAAAGCKACDLWKIGTQTVFGEGKKGARLLMIGEQPGNDEDLAGAPFVGPAGRMLDRALAAAGIERDDAYVTNVVKHFKWEPRGKRRIHKKPNAMEIVACRPWLEAEIAVVRPELLVCLGATAAQALFGKSFRVTEQRGRILESPFGVPAMATVHPSSLLRAPDDETRRRETELFVADLRVARKHLG from the coding sequence GTGAAAGCCGCGCGCACCAGCCAGCAGTCCCGGACGGTTTCCCGCGCACCGGTCCCGCCGCGGCCGACGCTTGCGTCGCTTCGCAAGGCCGCTGCCGGCTGCAAGGCCTGCGACCTGTGGAAGATCGGCACCCAGACCGTTTTCGGTGAAGGCAAAAAAGGCGCCCGCCTGCTGATGATCGGCGAGCAGCCCGGCAACGACGAGGATCTCGCCGGTGCGCCGTTCGTCGGTCCGGCGGGACGAATGCTCGATCGTGCGCTCGCGGCTGCGGGAATCGAGCGCGATGACGCCTACGTGACCAACGTCGTGAAGCACTTCAAGTGGGAGCCGCGCGGCAAGAGACGGATCCACAAGAAGCCGAACGCGATGGAAATCGTCGCCTGCCGGCCGTGGCTCGAAGCGGAAATCGCCGTCGTTCGTCCCGAGCTGCTCGTGTGCCTCGGGGCAACGGCAGCGCAGGCGCTTTTCGGCAAATCGTTTCGCGTGACCGAGCAGCGCGGACGGATCCTGGAGTCGCCGTTCGGTGTTCCTGCCATGGCAACGGTGCATCCTTCGTCGCTGCTGCGGGCGCCGGACGACGAGACACGTCGGCGCGAAACCGAGCTGTTCGTCGCCGATCTGCGCGTGGCGCGAAAGCACCTCGGCTGA